A genomic stretch from Apis cerana isolate GH-2021 linkage group LG9, AcerK_1.0, whole genome shotgun sequence includes:
- the LOC108004444 gene encoding uncharacterized protein LOC108004444 isoform X3 gives MSNKPWKSRKIPKMNRRFGWNTNSGLELEIGKVSCKILFQAKKKRKIFENNLPFTFSELIVTNISVREYTNVPKTARNWQFLEVNGTNYLFRNEKSTLFCNKLDLDKGTIVEFTRLIVKGTILKFKAIEMKSNIVIVLCVQLNTGILLECHALLDGNSFQYLGSLPVLKHVKDIEIITKLSDNEEPYKIFVLNEEEFFLQLQNSIDVYGFDIDFSTNALNFWFYHSTYVPRSFDIQVFNIYETVSLALQGANDVFLYEYKNIMEGNDILQRQTIKSYNLNNFICFESGYLQFLSISGPEAGLFLFEDGEFQFNTESESSFDVSDISWVTSVQLDTYRDESMLLVQLKNSTVFALGWQGSSFKNVQLPNNDLDRFDLSMITPIPKYGFIAGNRVVKFDTRLKSVKHPLQYETEKLIRLQRSLNELIQYEEKIINETKARLNESKIENPVITGFWNISRVNATNVIISDNVTFESITLGESKLTKEDLKFDVNIFEMKLREAERKLDEIDSRLNEAGSNDFDSKDLRFDSYVEINGDIYVNGSLYTDKLTVSSINGINATLPSDNYTIDFKDVKNLTIKSINGIPVENIRFGDSMVDYSSVDFDKINRAEIRGDLSFSTINGLDWETLMKNIVWKDRDMLIPGETVIEGTVTSNNVELFTLNDLLYPEQYVLENGSSPYVTVTGSKTFESFEASELEDASTLNGIDFDDYVILSKENVLKEGISFENLTVTDELVLDCEIEGLNMEDRLLLNETNKISSNILFYNLNVSGNITFDRLIINNTEVDLGDLLLKTDENVVITGTKTFLKNVEMRSNVTITSGMINGHHVDEFVTLDTDQVFPNLRKISANVTFGNVTLGAIKKLEKFFRENNSTGCLNRTVIFESPVTVEELTFDKLNNNVSYEFFTRKVNETFGNASFENLTVDTLIADEIAPNMVNGLDLVDYAKHLESSDIECTIEDSLETDRLCAKSVNGMPVEEIGQLKDRLSAILDHVQSGNLTLNSLRVLGTIKADSINGERVTDLYNEERFGPRPVIVKDEVYIEDLTILGLMNGYNFTERVLDTVQKSDANIVIEGHKTFDSIICTELEAKYLNGRPIENILDPYKEQVLSGPVIVNGTMTVSEYFNATGNINGVPYRELTDKFRYLGNNSYEFRGDVRFLDDVTIENLYVNGSIQGTDFDDFLNTVIYKDEDNVTVSGTKIFENTVTFNDGFFVHEKLNDIDLRRFREKAVYIDAPFSVKSKIIFKDGIKVEKDIVVKKSLEAKSIMGIDIEELRANVLYLNKPTYVDGNLTFTNVTFESNVQVKKINDVDMDLVIPLKTDQFIPVKVLRGYNITAENMEILGTVNGVDLREMQEKTFMLTGDQNITGHFTFHGVVHFRNEFNPRLINGIDPNRFIPLNTKSTIVGNFVFEKPVILKKSLRLLGYLNDIDVNRWEAVAVTTENSVPQFISGNWTVFGNVYFQNGAYGSEILNGTNITEVSNILAEKHLEMDAMLEEKNANLDVICKDLAELKRYAENQIYQFNAFDYLQIIEFDNGSIASVHYFETNDTDHLILSCYDCQMHAYAFTEEKFELVGDMPNFGVVQEWATFERDQVLYFLTSGPKSCGRNPVNVWRLKDNEFRHVLDLDHNVKVKKINQDIFFTMIDKKKELRSKKMNEQLKRFLSSSVDNDETKIVWDEDILAVNKTTGKEYDNNTSSRSVKEILNFKAGFLEKEMFLYYDEEFSKDSIFIFHNDTTQKKIFQTITAYRPTSFTILNFDGLVETLLVFVENRKNLRIYEYKGIQGFVYKDSIKMNVDKLFSFKIRKYSHMAKRYCLGLIHKNRLIILEALMYGEKLDMGPLTC, from the exons ATGTCGAACAAACCTTGGAAATCCCGGAAGATTCCGAAGATGAATCGACGATTTGGATGGAATACGAATTCGGGACTGGAGCTGGAAATAGGGAAGGTATCGTGCAAAATATTGTTCCAagctaaaaagaaaagaaaaatttttgaaaacaatttacCATTTACATTTTCAGAACTTATAGTGACGAATATTTCCGTTCGCGAATACACAAATGTGCCAAAAACAGCGAGAAATTGGCAATTCCTGGAAGTGAACGGcaccaattatttatttcgaaacgaaaaatctaCTCTTTTCTGCAATAAACTCGATTTGGACAAGGGTACAATCGTTGAATTCACGAGATTGATCGTAAAAGgcactatattaaaatttaaagcgatagaaatgaaatcgaaTATAGTAATCGTTTTGTGCGTCCAATTGAACACCGGAATCCTGCTAGAATGTCACGCGCTCTTAGAtggaaattcttttcaatatcttGGATCGTTGCCGGTATTGAAACATGTAAAAGACATAGAgattattacgaaattatcAGATAACGAGGAAccgtataaaatattcgtgttGAACGAAGAGGAATTCTTTCTCCAATTGCAAAATTCTATCGACGTCTACGGCTTCGACATTGATTTCTCAACCAATGCTTTAAATTTttg GTTTTACCATTCAACTTACGTGCCAAGATCGTTCGATATCCAGGTATTCAACATTTATGAAACCGTATCATTGGCTCTTCAAGGAGCAAACGACGTCTTCCTCtatgaatacaaaaatatcatggAGGGAAATGACATTCTGCAGCGACAAACGATAAAGtcgtataatttgaataatttcatctGCTTCGAAAGCGGATACCTCCAGTTTTTGTCCATCTCCGGTCCGGAGGCGGgcctttttctcttcgaagACGGTGAATTCCAGTTCAACACAGAGTCTGAGTCCAGCTTcg ACGTTTCGGACATTTCTTGGGTAACGAGCGTACAGTTAGACACTTATAGAGACGAGTCGATGTTGTTGGTACAATTGAAAAACTCGACCGTGTTCGCGTTAGGTTGGCAAGGTTCGAGTTTCAAGAATGTTCAATTACCCAACAACGATCTCGATCGGTTCGATCTCTCCATGATTACACCGATCCCGAAATATGGATTTATCGCGGGTAATCGAGTTGTGAAATTTGATACGCGGCTGAAAAGCGTGAAACATCCTCTCCAATACGAGACTGAGAAACTAATAAGATTGCAAAGATCGTTGAAC GAATTGATACAATACGAGGAAAAGATTATCAATGAAACAAAGGCGCGGCTCAATGAGAGTAAAATCGAAAATCCCGTGATCACAGGGTTTTGGAATATAAGCAGGGTGAACGCAACGAATGTAATCATATCCGACAACGTGACTTTCGAATCGATCACGTTGGGTGAGTCTAAGTTGACAAAGGAGGATTTAAAGTTCGATGTAAACATTTTCGAGATGAAATTGAGGGAAGCGGAGAGGAAGCTCGACGAGATCGATTCGAGATTGAACGAGGCGGGATCGAATGATTTCGACTCGAAAGATCTTCGCTTCGATTCTTACGTTGAAATAAACGGAGATATTTACGTCAATGGGAGTTTGTACACCGACAAGTTGACGGTATCCTCGATCAATGGGATAAACGCAACTCTCCCTTCCGACAACTACACGATTGATTTCAaggatgttaaaaatttaacgattaaGTCGATAAACGGTATCCCCGTGGAAAATATACGCTTTGGGGATTCTATGGTGGATTACAGTAGCGtggatttcgataaaataaatcgagcGGAGATTCGTGGAGACCTTTCCTTTTCCACGATCAATGGCCTCGATTGGGAAACACTGATGAAGAACATCGTGTGGAAAGACAGAGATATGCTCATTCCTGGGGAAACTGTCATCGAGGgg ACGGTCACGTCGAATAACGTCGAACTGTTCACGCTGAATGATCTTCTGTATCCAGAACAATACGTTCTGGAAAACGGTAGCTCTCCTTACGTGACTGTAACCGGTTCGAAAACCTTCGAATCGTTCGAAGCGTCGGAATTGGAGGACGCGAGCACCCTGAACGGGATAGATTTCGATGATTACGTCATTTTGAGCAAGGAGAACGTTTTGAAGGAGGGAATCAGCTTCGAAAATTTGACAGTCACCGACGAGCTCGTA CTGGACTGTGAAATAGAAGGATTAAATATGGAAGACAGGCTGTTGCTCAACGAAACTAATAAGATTTCATCGAATATCttgttttacaatttaaacgtTTCGGGTAACATCACGTTTGATAGATTGATCATCAATAACACCGAAGTGGATTTAGGAGATCTGCTGTTGAAAACCGACGAAAATGTCGTGATAACCGGGacgaaaacatttttaaagaacGTCGAGATGAGATCCAACGTTACCATTACGTCTGGCATGATCAATGGACATCACGTGGACGAATTCGTTACTTTGGACACGGATCAAGTGTTCCCAA ATTTAAGAAAGATATCTGCCAACGTCACTTTCGGAAACGTGACGTTAGGAGCtataaagaaattggaaaaattcttcaGGGAGAACAATTCCACAGGTTGCTTGAACAGAACTGTTATATTCGAGTCTCCTGTCACCGTTGAAGAATTGACTTTTGACAAGTTGAACAATAACGTTTCCTACGAGTTCTTCACGCGGAAAGTAAACGAAACATTCGGGAACGCCAGCTTCGAGAACCTAACGGTGGACACTTTGATAGCGGACGAAATAGCCCCAAACATGGTGAACGGTCTCGATCTCGTTGATTACGCGAAACACTTGGAATCATCCGATATCGAGTGCACCATCGAGGACAGTTTGGAAACGGATCGTTTGTGCGCGAAATCTGTCAACGGAATGCCGGTAGAGGAGATTGGCCAGTTGAAAGATCGGCTGTCAGCGATCCTGGATCACGTACAGAGTGGAAATTTGACGTTGAACTCCCTTCGAGTACTCGGCACGATTAAAGCGGATTCGATCAACGGTGAACGCGTGACGGATTTGTACAACGAGGAACGGTTCGGCCCGAGGCCTGTAATAGTCAAGGATGAAGTTTACATCGAGGATCTGACGATCCTTGGCCTGATGAACGGTTACAATTTCACGGAACGCGTACTCGACACAGTTCAAAAATCCGACGCGAACATAGTGATCGAGGGTCATAAAACGTTCGACTCGATCATTTGCACCGAACTTGAAGCGAAATATTTGAACGGACGTCCCATAGAGAATATCCTAGATCCTTATAAGGAACAGGTGCTCTCAGGTCCCGTGATCGTAAACG GTACCATGACCGTTTCCGAATACTTCAACGCAACTGGAAACATCAATGGCGTACCGTATCGCGAGCTGACGGATAAATTCAGATATTTGGGGAACAATTCCTACGAATTTCGTGGAGACGTCAGATTCCTCGACGATGTAACCATAGAGAATCTGTACGTGAACGGGTCGATTCAGGGGACtgatttcgatgattttttgaaCACGGTGATTTACAAGGACGAGGACAACGTCACGGTTTCAGGGacgaaaatatttgagaaCACGGTCACTTTTAACGACGGGTTCTTCGTTCACGAGAAATTGAATGACATTGATCTGAGAAGATTCAGGGAGAAGGCCGTTTACATCGACGCGCCGTTCTCCGTCAagtcgaaaattatattcaaagatGGTATAAAAGTGGAGAAGGATATCGTGGTTAAGAAATCTCTGGAAGCAAAATCAATAATGGGAATCGATATCGAAGAGTTGCGAGCTAACGTGTTGTATCTTAACAAGCCCACTTACGTGGACG GAAATCTCACGTTCACCAATGTGACTTTCGAGTCTAACGTTCAAGTGAAGAAGATCAACGATGTGGATATGGATTTAGTGATACCGTTGAAGACAGATCAATTTATACCTGTAAAAGTGTTAAGAGGTTACAATATTACAGCGGAAAATATGGAGATTTTAGGAACGGTGAATGGCGTCGATTTGCGAGAGATGCAAGAAAAGACATTCAtg ttaACAGGGGACCAGAATATAACGGGACACTTCACTTTTCACGGTGTCGttcattttcgaaatgaaTTCAATCCACGCCTTATCAACGGCATCGATCCAAACAGATTCATACCTCTGAATACAAAGAGCACCATAGTCG GCAATTTTGTATTCGAAAAACCAGTGATTCTCAAGAAAAGTCTGAGGCTATTGGGCTATTTAAATGACATAGATGTGAATCGATGGGAAGCTGTGGCAGTGACGACCGAAAATTCAGTGCCACAATTTATTTCTGGAAATTGGACCGTTTTTGGCAACGTCTATTTCCAAAACGGAGCTTACGGAAGCGAGATTTTAAACGGGACGAACATCACGGAggtatcgaatattttagcCGAGAAACATTTAGAAATGGACGCCATGTTGgaagagaaaaat GCCAATCTGGACGTTATATGTAAAGATTTGGCCGAATTGAAACGCTACGCGGAGAATCAAATTTATCAGTTCAATGCCTTCGATTATCTGCAAATCATCGAGTTCGATAACGGTTCGATTGCCAGTGTCcattatttcgaaacgaacgacaCGGATCACTTAATATTGAGTTGCTACGATTGTCAAATGCACGCGTACGCGTTTACcgaggaaaaatttgaattggtGGGCGATATGCCGAATTTCGGCGTGGTCCAAGAATGGGCGACCTTTGAACGAGACCAGGTATTATATTTCCTCACTTCTGGCCCAAAATCTTGCGGAAGGAATCCCGTGAACGTATGGAGGTTGAAAGACAATGAGTTCAGG CACGTTTTAGATCTTGATCACAACGTAAAAGTCAAGAAGATAAATCAGGACATATTTTTCACGATGATcgataagaagaaagaattacgATCTAAAAAGATGAATGAGCAATTGAAGAGGTTTCTGTCATCTTCGGTAGACAAcgatgaaacgaaaatcgTTTGGGATGAAGATATATTAGCGGTTAACAAGACAACTGGAAAAGAATACGACAATAATACGAGTTCGAGGAGcgttaaagaaattttgaatttcaaagcTGGATTCCTCgagaaagaaatgtttttgTATTACGATGAAGAGTTTAGCAAGGATAGTATATTT ATTTTTCACAACGATACGACGCAAAAAAAGATCTTTCAAACTATAACAGCATACAGGCCAACCTCCTTTACGATACTCAATTTTGATGGACTGGTCGAAACACTGCTCGTCTTCGTCGAAAATAGGAAAAACCTTCGAATTTATGAATACAaag GTATCCAAGGCTTCGTGTACAAAGACAGTATAAAAATGAAcgtcgataaattattcagttttaaaattagaaagtatTCTCATATGGCGAAGAGATATTGCCTAGGCTTGATTCATAAAaacagattaataatattggagGCATTAATGTACGGCGAAAAATTAGATATGGGGCCGTTAACgtgttag
- the LOC108004444 gene encoding uncharacterized protein LOC108004444 isoform X1 produces the protein MSNKPWKSRKIPKMNRRFGWNTNSGLELEIGKVSCKILFQAKKKRKIFENNLPFTFSELIVTNISVREYTNVPKTARNWQFLEVNGTNYLFRNEKSTLFCNKLDLDKGTIVEFTRLIVKGTILKFKAIEMKSNIVIVLCVQLNTGILLECHALLDGNSFQYLGSLPVLKHVKDIEIITKLSDNEEPYKIFVLNEEEFFLQLQNSIDVYGFDIDFSTNALNFWFYHSTYVPRSFDIQVFNIYETVSLALQGANDVFLYEYKNIMEGNDILQRQTIKSYNLNNFICFESGYLQFLSISGPEAGLFLFEDGEFQFNTESESSFDVSDISWVTSVQLDTYRDESMLLVQLKNSTVFALGWQGSSFKNVQLPNNDLDRFDLSMITPIPKYGFIAGNRVVKFDTRLKSVKHPLQYETEKLIRLQRSLNELIQYEEKIINETKARLNESKIENPVITGFWNISRVNATNVIISDNVTFESITLGESKLTKEDLKFDVNIFEMKLREAERKLDEIDSRLNEAGSNDFDSKDLRFDSYVEINGDIYVNGSLYTDKLTVSSINGINATLPSDNYTIDFKDVKNLTIKSINGIPVENIRFGDSMVDYSSVDFDKINRAEIRGDLSFSTINGLDWETLMKNIVWKDRDMLIPGETVIEGTVTSNNVELFTLNDLLYPEQYVLENGSSPYVTVTGSKTFESFEASELEDASTLNGIDFDDYVILSKENVLKEGISFENLTVTDELVLDCEIEGLNMEDRLLLNETNKISSNILFYNLNVSGNITFDRLIINNTEVDLGDLLLKTDENVVITGTKTFLKNVEMRSNVTITSGMINGHHVDEFVTLDTDQVFPNLRKISANVTFGNVTLGAIKKLEKFFRENNSTGCLNRTVIFESPVTVEELTFDKLNNNVSYEFFTRKVNETFGNASFENLTVDTLIADEIAPNMVNGLDLVDYAKHLESSDIECTIEDSLETDRLCAKSVNGMPVEEIGQLKDRLSAILDHVQSGNLTLNSLRVLGTIKADSINGERVTDLYNEERFGPRPVIVKDEVYIEDLTILGLMNGYNFTERVLDTVQKSDANIVIEGHKTFDSIICTELEAKYLNGRPIENILDPYKEQVLSGPVIVNGTMTVSEYFNATGNINGVPYRELTDKFRYLGNNSYEFRGDVRFLDDVTIENLYVNGSIQGTDFDDFLNTVIYKDEDNVTVSGTKIFENTVTFNDGFFVHEKLNDIDLRRFREKAVYIDAPFSVKSKIIFKDGIKVEKDIVVKKSLEAKSIMGIDIEELRANVLYLNKPTYVDGNLDSFCDIFLSLILFKLSSLRVGNLTFTNVTFESNVQVKKINDVDMDLVIPLKTDQFIPVKVLRGYNITAENMEILGTVNGVDLREMQEKTFMLTGDQNITGHFTFHGVVHFRNEFNPRLINGIDPNRFIPLNTKSTIVGNFVFEKPVILKKSLRLLGYLNDIDVNRWEAVAVTTENSVPQFISGNWTVFGNVYFQNGAYGSEILNGTNITEVSNILAEKHLEMDAMLEEKNANLDVICKDLAELKRYAENQIYQFNAFDYLQIIEFDNGSIASVHYFETNDTDHLILSCYDCQMHAYAFTEEKFELVGDMPNFGVVQEWATFERDQVLYFLTSGPKSCGRNPVNVWRLKDNEFRHVLDLDHNVKVKKINQDIFFTMIDKKKELRSKKMNEQLKRFLSSSVDNDETKIVWDEDILAVNKTTGKEYDNNTSSRSVKEILNFKAGFLEKEMFLYYDEEFSKDSIFIFHNDTTQKKIFQTITAYRPTSFTILNFDGLVETLLVFVENRKNLRIYEYKGIQGFVYKDSIKMNVDKLFSFKIRKYSHMAKRYCLGLIHKNRLIILEALMYGEKLDMGPLTC, from the exons ATGTCGAACAAACCTTGGAAATCCCGGAAGATTCCGAAGATGAATCGACGATTTGGATGGAATACGAATTCGGGACTGGAGCTGGAAATAGGGAAGGTATCGTGCAAAATATTGTTCCAagctaaaaagaaaagaaaaatttttgaaaacaatttacCATTTACATTTTCAGAACTTATAGTGACGAATATTTCCGTTCGCGAATACACAAATGTGCCAAAAACAGCGAGAAATTGGCAATTCCTGGAAGTGAACGGcaccaattatttatttcgaaacgaaaaatctaCTCTTTTCTGCAATAAACTCGATTTGGACAAGGGTACAATCGTTGAATTCACGAGATTGATCGTAAAAGgcactatattaaaatttaaagcgatagaaatgaaatcgaaTATAGTAATCGTTTTGTGCGTCCAATTGAACACCGGAATCCTGCTAGAATGTCACGCGCTCTTAGAtggaaattcttttcaatatcttGGATCGTTGCCGGTATTGAAACATGTAAAAGACATAGAgattattacgaaattatcAGATAACGAGGAAccgtataaaatattcgtgttGAACGAAGAGGAATTCTTTCTCCAATTGCAAAATTCTATCGACGTCTACGGCTTCGACATTGATTTCTCAACCAATGCTTTAAATTTttg GTTTTACCATTCAACTTACGTGCCAAGATCGTTCGATATCCAGGTATTCAACATTTATGAAACCGTATCATTGGCTCTTCAAGGAGCAAACGACGTCTTCCTCtatgaatacaaaaatatcatggAGGGAAATGACATTCTGCAGCGACAAACGATAAAGtcgtataatttgaataatttcatctGCTTCGAAAGCGGATACCTCCAGTTTTTGTCCATCTCCGGTCCGGAGGCGGgcctttttctcttcgaagACGGTGAATTCCAGTTCAACACAGAGTCTGAGTCCAGCTTcg ACGTTTCGGACATTTCTTGGGTAACGAGCGTACAGTTAGACACTTATAGAGACGAGTCGATGTTGTTGGTACAATTGAAAAACTCGACCGTGTTCGCGTTAGGTTGGCAAGGTTCGAGTTTCAAGAATGTTCAATTACCCAACAACGATCTCGATCGGTTCGATCTCTCCATGATTACACCGATCCCGAAATATGGATTTATCGCGGGTAATCGAGTTGTGAAATTTGATACGCGGCTGAAAAGCGTGAAACATCCTCTCCAATACGAGACTGAGAAACTAATAAGATTGCAAAGATCGTTGAAC GAATTGATACAATACGAGGAAAAGATTATCAATGAAACAAAGGCGCGGCTCAATGAGAGTAAAATCGAAAATCCCGTGATCACAGGGTTTTGGAATATAAGCAGGGTGAACGCAACGAATGTAATCATATCCGACAACGTGACTTTCGAATCGATCACGTTGGGTGAGTCTAAGTTGACAAAGGAGGATTTAAAGTTCGATGTAAACATTTTCGAGATGAAATTGAGGGAAGCGGAGAGGAAGCTCGACGAGATCGATTCGAGATTGAACGAGGCGGGATCGAATGATTTCGACTCGAAAGATCTTCGCTTCGATTCTTACGTTGAAATAAACGGAGATATTTACGTCAATGGGAGTTTGTACACCGACAAGTTGACGGTATCCTCGATCAATGGGATAAACGCAACTCTCCCTTCCGACAACTACACGATTGATTTCAaggatgttaaaaatttaacgattaaGTCGATAAACGGTATCCCCGTGGAAAATATACGCTTTGGGGATTCTATGGTGGATTACAGTAGCGtggatttcgataaaataaatcgagcGGAGATTCGTGGAGACCTTTCCTTTTCCACGATCAATGGCCTCGATTGGGAAACACTGATGAAGAACATCGTGTGGAAAGACAGAGATATGCTCATTCCTGGGGAAACTGTCATCGAGGgg ACGGTCACGTCGAATAACGTCGAACTGTTCACGCTGAATGATCTTCTGTATCCAGAACAATACGTTCTGGAAAACGGTAGCTCTCCTTACGTGACTGTAACCGGTTCGAAAACCTTCGAATCGTTCGAAGCGTCGGAATTGGAGGACGCGAGCACCCTGAACGGGATAGATTTCGATGATTACGTCATTTTGAGCAAGGAGAACGTTTTGAAGGAGGGAATCAGCTTCGAAAATTTGACAGTCACCGACGAGCTCGTA CTGGACTGTGAAATAGAAGGATTAAATATGGAAGACAGGCTGTTGCTCAACGAAACTAATAAGATTTCATCGAATATCttgttttacaatttaaacgtTTCGGGTAACATCACGTTTGATAGATTGATCATCAATAACACCGAAGTGGATTTAGGAGATCTGCTGTTGAAAACCGACGAAAATGTCGTGATAACCGGGacgaaaacatttttaaagaacGTCGAGATGAGATCCAACGTTACCATTACGTCTGGCATGATCAATGGACATCACGTGGACGAATTCGTTACTTTGGACACGGATCAAGTGTTCCCAA ATTTAAGAAAGATATCTGCCAACGTCACTTTCGGAAACGTGACGTTAGGAGCtataaagaaattggaaaaattcttcaGGGAGAACAATTCCACAGGTTGCTTGAACAGAACTGTTATATTCGAGTCTCCTGTCACCGTTGAAGAATTGACTTTTGACAAGTTGAACAATAACGTTTCCTACGAGTTCTTCACGCGGAAAGTAAACGAAACATTCGGGAACGCCAGCTTCGAGAACCTAACGGTGGACACTTTGATAGCGGACGAAATAGCCCCAAACATGGTGAACGGTCTCGATCTCGTTGATTACGCGAAACACTTGGAATCATCCGATATCGAGTGCACCATCGAGGACAGTTTGGAAACGGATCGTTTGTGCGCGAAATCTGTCAACGGAATGCCGGTAGAGGAGATTGGCCAGTTGAAAGATCGGCTGTCAGCGATCCTGGATCACGTACAGAGTGGAAATTTGACGTTGAACTCCCTTCGAGTACTCGGCACGATTAAAGCGGATTCGATCAACGGTGAACGCGTGACGGATTTGTACAACGAGGAACGGTTCGGCCCGAGGCCTGTAATAGTCAAGGATGAAGTTTACATCGAGGATCTGACGATCCTTGGCCTGATGAACGGTTACAATTTCACGGAACGCGTACTCGACACAGTTCAAAAATCCGACGCGAACATAGTGATCGAGGGTCATAAAACGTTCGACTCGATCATTTGCACCGAACTTGAAGCGAAATATTTGAACGGACGTCCCATAGAGAATATCCTAGATCCTTATAAGGAACAGGTGCTCTCAGGTCCCGTGATCGTAAACG GTACCATGACCGTTTCCGAATACTTCAACGCAACTGGAAACATCAATGGCGTACCGTATCGCGAGCTGACGGATAAATTCAGATATTTGGGGAACAATTCCTACGAATTTCGTGGAGACGTCAGATTCCTCGACGATGTAACCATAGAGAATCTGTACGTGAACGGGTCGATTCAGGGGACtgatttcgatgattttttgaaCACGGTGATTTACAAGGACGAGGACAACGTCACGGTTTCAGGGacgaaaatatttgagaaCACGGTCACTTTTAACGACGGGTTCTTCGTTCACGAGAAATTGAATGACATTGATCTGAGAAGATTCAGGGAGAAGGCCGTTTACATCGACGCGCCGTTCTCCGTCAagtcgaaaattatattcaaagatGGTATAAAAGTGGAGAAGGATATCGTGGTTAAGAAATCTCTGGAAGCAAAATCAATAATGGGAATCGATATCGAAGAGTTGCGAGCTAACGTGTTGTATCTTAACAAGCCCACTTACGTGGACGGTAATTTAGATTCATTCTGTgacatttttctttccctcattctttttaaactttcttctTTGCGCGTAGGAAATCTCACGTTCACCAATGTGACTTTCGAGTCTAACGTTCAAGTGAAGAAGATCAACGATGTGGATATGGATTTAGTGATACCGTTGAAGACAGATCAATTTATACCTGTAAAAGTGTTAAGAGGTTACAATATTACAGCGGAAAATATGGAGATTTTAGGAACGGTGAATGGCGTCGATTTGCGAGAGATGCAAGAAAAGACATTCAtg ttaACAGGGGACCAGAATATAACGGGACACTTCACTTTTCACGGTGTCGttcattttcgaaatgaaTTCAATCCACGCCTTATCAACGGCATCGATCCAAACAGATTCATACCTCTGAATACAAAGAGCACCATAGTCG GCAATTTTGTATTCGAAAAACCAGTGATTCTCAAGAAAAGTCTGAGGCTATTGGGCTATTTAAATGACATAGATGTGAATCGATGGGAAGCTGTGGCAGTGACGACCGAAAATTCAGTGCCACAATTTATTTCTGGAAATTGGACCGTTTTTGGCAACGTCTATTTCCAAAACGGAGCTTACGGAAGCGAGATTTTAAACGGGACGAACATCACGGAggtatcgaatattttagcCGAGAAACATTTAGAAATGGACGCCATGTTGgaagagaaaaat GCCAATCTGGACGTTATATGTAAAGATTTGGCCGAATTGAAACGCTACGCGGAGAATCAAATTTATCAGTTCAATGCCTTCGATTATCTGCAAATCATCGAGTTCGATAACGGTTCGATTGCCAGTGTCcattatttcgaaacgaacgacaCGGATCACTTAATATTGAGTTGCTACGATTGTCAAATGCACGCGTACGCGTTTACcgaggaaaaatttgaattggtGGGCGATATGCCGAATTTCGGCGTGGTCCAAGAATGGGCGACCTTTGAACGAGACCAGGTATTATATTTCCTCACTTCTGGCCCAAAATCTTGCGGAAGGAATCCCGTGAACGTATGGAGGTTGAAAGACAATGAGTTCAGG CACGTTTTAGATCTTGATCACAACGTAAAAGTCAAGAAGATAAATCAGGACATATTTTTCACGATGATcgataagaagaaagaattacgATCTAAAAAGATGAATGAGCAATTGAAGAGGTTTCTGTCATCTTCGGTAGACAAcgatgaaacgaaaatcgTTTGGGATGAAGATATATTAGCGGTTAACAAGACAACTGGAAAAGAATACGACAATAATACGAGTTCGAGGAGcgttaaagaaattttgaatttcaaagcTGGATTCCTCgagaaagaaatgtttttgTATTACGATGAAGAGTTTAGCAAGGATAGTATATTT ATTTTTCACAACGATACGACGCAAAAAAAGATCTTTCAAACTATAACAGCATACAGGCCAACCTCCTTTACGATACTCAATTTTGATGGACTGGTCGAAACACTGCTCGTCTTCGTCGAAAATAGGAAAAACCTTCGAATTTATGAATACAaag GTATCCAAGGCTTCGTGTACAAAGACAGTATAAAAATGAAcgtcgataaattattcagttttaaaattagaaagtatTCTCATATGGCGAAGAGATATTGCCTAGGCTTGATTCATAAAaacagattaataatattggagGCATTAATGTACGGCGAAAAATTAGATATGGGGCCGTTAACgtgttag